AGTCTGCAGGGCAGCCATTATGACGTTCACGTCGTAGTTCCCATTACCCAGCATACTCTTCTTGTGGGGTGTAACTAACGTGCTGGGAGATAACCTGGGCAAATGACGCAAGGAAATAAATTGTTACGACAGATCTGAAATGGAATCTGAATTGTGTGAATTTTGTCAAccaggtcacaggttcaaaccccacttactaccattgtgacgcttaaaggtcccctgacatgaattcTATTTGCTTTTATAGCGGTCTTAGTGTCCTCCAATACCGAATCTGAGGTTTATTTCCCagattcagccttggtgcacaATTACAGGCCCACAATAAGATTtcccgtttcaccgtctgtagctttaaatgctaatgaggaggagagaggtgggacgaggaggataGACgttgaaatgacgtcatcaacgccatccacaatgtttggtgcagacaggaagtagagTCGCATTTttctagaatttttttttttttttttttttaaatcaatcacctcatgacgacataaggggacaaattctgccgctcttcactttcatgtcaGGGCACctttaaccccgagtgtctccagggggcagactgtccctctggataagggagtctgataaatggcgtaaatgaaAAACTAGCTTCAGGCAGGAAAAAAGCAGCGAGTTATCAGCCACTGGTTTGAACCTTTGGAAGATGTCCTGCAGAGTGTCCCTGCTGAATGCCGAGCCGTCCTGGAAGACGTTGTTCAGGGCGTGCAGGGCGCACAGCTCTCGGCGCTGCTTCTCGTGGTAGATGCTAGGAGGAGGCGGGTGGGTCGGGGCGGGGACCCCAGAATCCGGCCTTGCGTCCCCCTCGGCCCCACCTGGGCCGCCAGGCCCGGCCGTGCCTCCTTCCTCGCTCCCCTTCTGTTTACTCACCTTCCACGGCATGCAGCCCAGCTCCTGCAGGCCTACACCCCCCCTGCCCTTACCAGAGCACGGCGTACTCCCCATCACCGCGGTCACTAGGCCGACACCGCGTCCGCCTCCCAGCCGCAGCGTTCACATCTCCGCACCATCACGGCGCCCCGCCTCCGTCCCTCCATCCCGAAGGTCGCCAGCCGGCCCGGAGAGGTCCACGGTCCTGCAGGAGAAGAGCTTTCACACGGCACAGACGCGTTCTTTTTACTCCGGGACGCCGCGGTGACGTCTCCCCGCCACCTGACCCCGGCGGACGGGGAGCCGAGGCGAAGGGGCAGAGGGCGACGACACAGCGGGGCCCTTCGCCCCGACCCGTCCCGGCCGACCCTCGTTCCCTCTTCTCCttacctctcctctcctctccggaCTCGCCTCCTCGGCTTGTTTATTCCTTTGTTTCTGCcactttttctccccccttgTAGCTCCGTGGCGCGACACGCGCATGCGCGCAACGTCCCTGCGCCCCCGTTGGCTCGTCGGCGCCGCGTCACGCACCACGTGGCTGCCATGGCCCCGCCCTCCGGGTCGGGTAACGTGATTCCTGACTCCAGACGCTCAAAagtggggttaaaggtcaagaAATCCCGAAATGGCGCAAAatagattttgttttattttaacagcgCCTTTTAAGATATaaagggtggtagaagcctagcgggtaacacactcacctgttaaccagaagacccaggttcaaaccccacttactaccatcgtgtccctgagcaagacacttaaccctgagtgtctccaggaggggactgtccgtgtaactactgggataagggtgtctggtaaatgccgtaaatgtaaactggtGCACAGTAAGTGCACAGTGGCAAGAAACGGGAAGCAACGTTGAGAGGAAGCCAGGCTCCTCTGGTCAGAGCGGGATTCATGCCAAGAAAACGTGACTAATGCGCAGCATCTTTATTAACTATTCTTTCACAAGGAACCTGgtgaatctgtgtttttttttttacaagtatTGTTTACAGAGTTTTCTCTGCTGCACATCCAGTTTACACTGCAAATCCAAGCCACAATCCAAACACAACATATTTTCTCACAGTTTGTACGCCAAGGCGTTGGCCATGTCAGCCAGCAGCTCTGCCCTGATCAGCTCCTCCCTTCTCTGGAGTTCATGGGTGTAGTGGCCCCGTCGGAGCCTCATCTCCACCACCCTTCCCAGCAGCCGCTGACCCAGGGCCTTCCTGCTGTCTGCCTGGCAGTCAATGATCTCAGCTCTCTGGCCACAAACGGACAGGACCTCGGTGAGGCGCTCAACGTCCTCCCTAGACAGCTGAGCCGGGGTGGACGAGCTCGGCTCAGTCCAAGCAAAGACCAACAGAACATGGTTCAAGGCACCATCACCCACTAGCCTCACTAAGTTGTGTAAGGCTTCTGCTGCTGAACCTAAGTCAGACAGCACTAGCAGGAAAGCATGGGGACCGGGCCTGGTCAGCTGGAGGCTCCGTAAAGCTTCTCTGGCCCTTTGGATTGTGGACAGTGACGAGCCCAGCAGGTCGGGCGTGTCGACCACCGTTACTTCCCGCCCGTCCACTTCCATCCTCCAGATCTTGCACTCGTGGGCATCATGCGCCACTCTTCCCTTGGCTGTGAGGCTGAAGCCGAGCAGAGTTTCTGTCACAACCCGTCTGCTTTCTCTGTGCGGTCCCGCCAGCACCAGC
Above is a genomic segment from Denticeps clupeoides chromosome 8, fDenClu1.1, whole genome shotgun sequence containing:
- the josd1 gene encoding josephin-1 yields the protein MGSTPCSGKGRGGVGLQELGCMPWKVSKQKGSEEGGTAGPGGPGGAEGDARPDSGVPAPTHPPPPSIYHEKQRRELCALHALNNVFQDGSAFSRDTLQDIFQRLSPSTLVTPHKKSMLGNGNYDVNVIMAALQTRGFEAVWWDKRRDVGNIALPNVTGFILNVPSNLRWGPLRLPLKRQHWIGVREVGGVFYNLDSKLRSPHAIGTADDLRKFLRHQLRGKNCELLLVVPEEVDAHQAWRSDA
- the LOC114795174 gene encoding GTPase IMAP family member 4-like isoform X5 — protein: MPGWFWWSVRIICSPSGLSSLWTWVILILRAVRGLRTLFWWSTRACFFVVAVISRLRWLPDLFRAISGSVNSAKQLFVSLMKLSQKIPGPSTLKTIKEQKTGCPVAGPSFKDSGLRLVLAGPHRESRRVVTETLLGFSLTAKGRVAHDAHECKIWRMEVDGREVTVVDTPDLLGSSLSTIQRAREALRSLQLTRPGPHAFLLVLSDLGSAAEALHNLVRLVGDGALNHVLLVFAWTEPSSSTPAQLSREDVERLTEVLSVCGQRAEIIDCQADSRKALGQRLLGRVVEMRLRRGHYTHELQRREELIRAELLADMANALAYKL
- the LOC114795174 gene encoding GTPase IMAP family member 1-like isoform X1, producing MECDRRPDSPCAESSACGPEAEVAGGWTDWAAAWMTSGALLAGIVAARLLLSRPWRAMPGWFWWSVRIICSPSGLSSLWTWVILILRAVRGLCSGPGFVIFNGDKGFVKNPIYVTFSGLRTLFWWSTRACFFVVAVISRLRWLPDLFRAISGSVNSAKQLFVSLMKLSQKIPGPSTLKTIKEQKTGCPVAGPSFKDSGLRLVLAGPHRESRRVVTETLLGFSLTAKGRVAHDAHECKIWRMEVDGREVTVVDTPDLLGSSLSTIQRAREALRSLQLTRPGPHAFLLVLSDLGSAAEALHNLVRLVGDGALNHVLLVFAWTEPSSSTPAQLSREDVERLTEVLSVCGQRAEIIDCQADSRKALGQRLLGRVVEMRLRRGHYTHELQRREELIRAELLADMANALAYKL
- the LOC114795174 gene encoding GTPase IMAP family member 4-like isoform X3; the protein is MTSGALLAGIVAARLLLSRPWRAMPGWFWWSVRIICSPSGLSSLWTWVILILRAVRGLCSGPGFVIFNGDKGFVKNPIYVTFSGLRTLFWWSTRACFFVVAVISRLRWLPDLFRAISGSVNSAKQLFVSLMKLSQKIPGPSTLKTIKEQKTGCPVAGPSFKDSGLRLVLAGPHRESRRVVTETLLGFSLTAKGRVAHDAHECKIWRMEVDGREVTVVDTPDLLGSSLSTIQRAREALRSLQLTRPGPHAFLLVLSDLGSAAEALHNLVRLVGDGALNHVLLVFAWTEPSSSTPAQLSREDVERLTEVLSVCGQRAEIIDCQADSRKALGQRLLGRVVEMRLRRGHYTHELQRREELIRAELLADMANALAYKL
- the LOC114795174 gene encoding GTPase IMAP family member 4-like isoform X2 — its product is MECDRRPDSPCAESSACGPEAEVAGGWTDWAAAWMTSGALLAGIVAARLLLSRPWRAMPGWFWWSVRIICSPSGLSSLWTWVILILRAVRGLRTLFWWSTRACFFVVAVISRLRWLPDLFRAISGSVNSAKQLFVSLMKLSQKIPGPSTLKTIKEQKTGCPVAGPSFKDSGLRLVLAGPHRESRRVVTETLLGFSLTAKGRVAHDAHECKIWRMEVDGREVTVVDTPDLLGSSLSTIQRAREALRSLQLTRPGPHAFLLVLSDLGSAAEALHNLVRLVGDGALNHVLLVFAWTEPSSSTPAQLSREDVERLTEVLSVCGQRAEIIDCQADSRKALGQRLLGRVVEMRLRRGHYTHELQRREELIRAELLADMANALAYKL
- the LOC114795174 gene encoding GTPase IMAP family member 4-like isoform X4 produces the protein MDLHSTLSVGSNCGIKTVPVDPGLSSLWTWVILILRAVRGLRTLFWWSTRACFFVVAVISRLRWLPDLFRAISGSVNSAKQLFVSLMKLSQKIPGPSTLKTIKEQKTGCPVAGPSFKDSGLRLVLAGPHRESRRVVTETLLGFSLTAKGRVAHDAHECKIWRMEVDGREVTVVDTPDLLGSSLSTIQRAREALRSLQLTRPGPHAFLLVLSDLGSAAEALHNLVRLVGDGALNHVLLVFAWTEPSSSTPAQLSREDVERLTEVLSVCGQRAEIIDCQADSRKALGQRLLGRVVEMRLRRGHYTHELQRREELIRAELLADMANALAYKL